Proteins encoded by one window of Nicotiana tabacum cultivar K326 chromosome 10, ASM71507v2, whole genome shotgun sequence:
- the LOC107826568 gene encoding hyoscyamine 6-dioxygenase-like: MADLISSWSKVETVPPSHCIPLHERPLNSVLIDKEIPLIDLEKAKGEERAVIVQQLRKACEEYGFFQVINHGVPEDLMKGAMKVYQEFFSLPVEEKANYAKEATNNTSRGAATLYSSSAKHYGSEEHRYWRDVLEHSCNVDGEDKNTWPHNPPRYREVIGSYSAEVRKLSKIILGLVSEGLGLEAGYFDKDLGQRMLVNHYPACPDPSLTLGVGGHCDPNLITIIQQEVYGLQILKDEKWIGVEPTPNAFVVNSGLPLTVISNGKLASVAHRVVTNTTRPRTSIGTFICPEDIVEPAKSLVDSCNPPLFKSFKWGEEFMPHYLSKKSVYHAALEPFKIGV; this comes from the exons ATGGCGGACCTCATTTCCAGCTGGTCTAAAGTAGAAACAGTTCCTCCTAGCCATTGCATTCCATTGCATGAAAGACCACTGAATTCAGTTCTAATTGATAAGGAaattccactcattgatttggaaAAAGCTAAGGGCGAAGAACGTGCTGTTATCGTTCAACAACTTCGTAAAGCTTGTGAAGAATATGGTTTTTTTCAG GTAATCAATCATGGAGTACCGGAAGATCTAATGAAGGGGGCAATGAAAGTATACCAGGAATTCTTCAGTTTGCCAGTGGAAGAGAAAGCGAATTACGCGAAAGAAGCAACAAATAATACATCAAGAGGTGCAGCAACACTGTATAGTAGCAGTGCCAAGCATTATGGTTCAGAGGAGCATCGTTATTGGAGGGATGTCTTAGAACACAGCTGCAATGTTGATGGGGAAGACAAAAATACTTGGCCTCATAACCCTCCAAGATATAG GGAGGTTATAGGTTCATATTCTGCTGAAGTGAGAAAGCTGAGCAAGATTATCTTGGGTTTGGTAAGTGAAGGATTAGGGTTGGAGGCAGGTTATTTTGACAAAGATTTGGGGCAGAGAATGCTTGTCAATCATTACCCCGCATGCCCAGATCCAAGTTTAACTTTGGGAGTTGGTGGACATTGTGATCCTAATCTCATAACCATAATCCAACAAGAAGTATATGGCCTTCAAATATTAAAGGATGAGAAATGGATTGGTGTAGAACCTACACCTAATGCATTTGTTGTCAATTCTGGTTTGCCACTGACG GTGATTAGCAACGGGAAGCTAGCAAGCGTTGCACATAGAGTGGTGACTAACACCACTCGACCTCGTACGTCAATTGGTACTTTTATTTGTCCAGAAGATATCGTTGAGCCTGCAAAATCACTTGTTGATTCGTGCAATCCTCCATTGTTCAAATCTTTCAAATGGGGTGAGGAATTTATGCCCCATTACCTCAGTAAGAAATCAGTGTATCACGCAGCATTGGAGCCTTTTAAGATCGGTGTTTAA